From a single Microbacterium murale genomic region:
- the menC gene encoding o-succinylbenzoate synthase, whose translation MRIARVALFEVSLPLVHSFETSSHRKSSLQHILVQVTDADGRSGWGEIASPSDPFYTSETTDTAWLIANRYLVPAVLGATWEDPAELESTWSGIRGHEFTKAGFSAAAWDIHARSQGLSLAADLGGTRTEVVAGVSLGIEPSLDALLTQVETQVGAGYPRIKLKIAPGWDVEPVRVVRNHHPHLDLHVDANGAYPDSEEAAEVFRQLDEQSLTMIEQPYAPRDFPAHARLQRRIQTPVCLDESVVELADLRTMIELDAGRVLNIKVSRMGGLLAARRAHDLARDAGIPVWCGGMHEFGVGRAANVAISSLPNFTLPSDVSGSDKYYERDVIVPPVVAENGVVQVPDGPGIGYEVDIDWVRQNAVRTAELTV comes from the coding sequence GTGAGAATCGCACGCGTCGCGCTCTTCGAGGTCTCGCTGCCGCTCGTGCACAGCTTCGAGACGAGTTCGCACCGCAAGAGCAGCCTGCAGCACATCCTGGTTCAGGTCACCGATGCCGACGGACGGTCCGGGTGGGGGGAGATCGCCTCGCCGTCCGACCCGTTCTACACGTCGGAGACGACGGACACGGCGTGGCTGATCGCCAATCGGTACCTCGTTCCTGCGGTGCTCGGCGCCACATGGGAAGACCCCGCCGAGCTGGAGAGCACGTGGTCCGGAATCCGCGGGCACGAGTTCACGAAGGCGGGCTTCTCGGCCGCCGCGTGGGACATCCATGCCCGCTCTCAGGGCCTCTCGCTGGCTGCTGATCTCGGCGGCACGCGCACGGAGGTGGTGGCAGGCGTCTCGCTCGGCATCGAGCCCAGCCTCGACGCTCTGCTGACGCAGGTGGAGACGCAGGTGGGCGCCGGCTATCCACGGATCAAGTTGAAGATCGCGCCGGGGTGGGACGTCGAGCCCGTCCGGGTCGTGCGGAACCATCATCCCCATCTGGATCTGCACGTCGACGCGAACGGCGCGTATCCGGACTCGGAGGAGGCTGCTGAAGTCTTCCGCCAGCTGGACGAGCAATCGCTCACCATGATCGAGCAGCCGTACGCGCCGCGAGACTTCCCTGCCCACGCGCGACTGCAACGACGGATTCAGACCCCCGTCTGTCTCGACGAGTCCGTCGTCGAACTGGCAGACCTGCGAACGATGATCGAGCTGGATGCCGGTCGCGTGCTGAACATCAAGGTGTCCCGCATGGGCGGACTCCTCGCTGCGCGCCGCGCACACGACCTCGCAAGAGACGCGGGTATCCCGGTGTGGTGCGGCGGCATGCACGAGTTCGGCGTCGGGCGGGCCGCGAACGTCGCGATCTCATCGCTTCCGAACTTCACGCTGCCATCGGACGTGTCCGGTTCCGACAAGTACTACGAGCGGGATGTGATCGTGCCGCCGGTGGTCGCGGAGAACGGCGTCGTGCAGGTGCCCGATGGGCCAGGCATCGGGTACGAGGTCGACATCGACTGGGTGCGGCAGAACGCCGTTCGCACCGCTGAACTCACCGTCTGA
- a CDS encoding aminotransferase class IV, with the protein MKPLVLYRVDLRAGDPASALERLDPAAPLLTGTDLAATRGDGVFETVVLVDGVPQAMEAHLDRFERSASLLELPSPDRVLWRTVVERVAAEMDVSRGAVKYILSRGDEATGEPTGWALGFAPTRHRTGVPPELDVVLLDRGYRSDVATTAPWLLQGAKTLSYAVNMAALREAGRRGASDVIFVSSDGYILEGPNSTVIARIDGEYVTPPVEFGILPGTTQADAFEALREGGDRVAVRALTVSDLSDADALWLCSSTRGAAPVRSLDGVAQHVDHATTERISAFLNARKG; encoded by the coding sequence ATGAAACCGCTCGTTCTGTACCGCGTCGATCTCCGTGCCGGTGATCCTGCCTCCGCGCTGGAGCGCCTGGACCCGGCGGCTCCCCTCCTGACGGGCACCGATCTCGCGGCCACGCGCGGCGACGGGGTCTTCGAGACAGTTGTCCTCGTCGACGGCGTCCCCCAGGCGATGGAAGCCCATCTGGACCGCTTCGAACGATCCGCGAGCCTGCTCGAGCTTCCGTCGCCGGATCGCGTGCTGTGGCGGACAGTCGTCGAGAGAGTCGCCGCTGAGATGGATGTGTCGCGCGGGGCGGTCAAGTACATCCTTTCCCGCGGCGACGAGGCGACCGGAGAGCCGACGGGATGGGCACTCGGATTCGCCCCCACACGTCACCGCACAGGGGTTCCGCCAGAGCTCGACGTCGTACTGCTCGACCGCGGGTATCGCTCGGATGTCGCGACGACGGCACCGTGGCTGCTGCAGGGTGCGAAGACCCTGTCGTATGCGGTGAACATGGCTGCGCTTCGCGAGGCGGGACGCCGCGGAGCAAGCGACGTGATCTTCGTGTCCAGTGACGGATACATCCTGGAGGGGCCGAACTCGACGGTCATCGCGAGAATCGACGGCGAGTACGTCACGCCTCCGGTGGAGTTCGGCATCCTGCCCGGCACCACCCAGGCCGACGCGTTCGAGGCGTTGCGAGAAGGCGGCGACAGGGTCGCAGTGCGCGCCCTCACCGTCTCCGATCTTTCGGATGCTGATGCCCTCTGGCTGTGCTCGAGCACTCGTGGCGCCGCGCCGGTGCGATCGCTCGACGGCGTCGCTCAGCACGTCGACCACGCGACCACCGAGCGCATCTCCGCTTTCCTGAACGCACGAAAGGGCTGA